The following nucleotide sequence is from Alkalihalobacillus sp. LMS39.
GCAAAAACGATCATAACACAAGAGCAAGCAAAGCTTACAAAACTAGGAATTGATGTTTCCTCTCTTCTTAGTCAAGTCACATATGTTATTGAATCGATACAAAATCAAAAGCCATACAAAGACATAAACATCCCTCTACACGACGACCATCTAGTCGCATTATGCGAAGAACAGTGTAAACAACATCAATGTTTATGGGGTCAACCCACCGATTTCTCTAACGAATATTTGCTTCATAAACATACATTACGTGACCGTTCAGATGTCATTGAAGAACGGCACCTTCAAAAAAAGGAAAGAGCACAAAAAAAGAAGGGGACATAACTACCCCTTCTTATTCTTTACGTTCACATATGATAAAAAAATCTTTTGTATTTTCATTTGGAATTAATTCATTTTTAATTGTTCGTTTCACGGCTTCAACCATCTTTTTCCCAATTCCTTCATGACGAAAAGATGGATTCACACTTAGATGGCATAACTCTGCTTTGCCATCATTGAGAAGACGAATCCCAATAATCCCTACAATATCTTCCTCTTTCCATAAGTAGAGATCCCAGTTCGAGTCTTGTTCATATCGCTCAATTGTTTCTTGAAGTTTCTTTATGTCCTTTTCCCCTGGCATAAACGAAATAAGGCCCATCGCTATCTTTTTCCATGATGATTTATACTTAATTAGCATTGTTCATCCCTCTTTGTGTAATAAAAGAACATTTTTTGTTATTTTTCTTCACTATATGATTATACCATTCTATTTGTTCATCGCAGAGAGGAATTTGTGATAAGTCTATTGACCTTATTTTCGTAACCTGTCCATATTCGTCCAGTTTCATGTGAGTAAAGCTTTAGTAAAGGGAGCTATTTCACAGGAAATACAATGCTAAAGCCTTACATTACTGTTCTAATGAACGACTTAAGTTTGCCATTTCAATCGCAGCAGTTGCAGCATCCCAGCCTTTATTTCCTGCTTTTGTTCCAGCGCGCTCAATCGCTTGCTCAATTGTATCTGTTGTCAATACTCCAAAGATAACAGGAATCCCAGATTGCAAAGATAACGCTCCAACTCCTTTGGCAACTTCACTACAAACATAATCAAAATGCGGTGTTGCCCCTCGAATAACTGTTCCTAACGTAATCACTGCATCATATTTTTTTGAATCCGCCATTTTTTTAGCAGCAAATGGTATTTCAAATGCACCTGGTACCCAAGCAACATCAACGTTATCTATTTCAACTCCATGTCGTTTCAAGGCATCTTGAGCCCCACCAAGTAGTTTACTCGTAATAAATTCATTAAAACGTCCAACAACGATACCTACTTTTAACCCTGAACCTACTAAATTTCCTTCAAATGTTTTTCCCATGTTTGTTTCCTCCTAAAATGTATGAATTATGCTATAAAAAGCAGTATGAAAAACGAATTAAAAATGAAGCATATGCCCTAATTTATTATGTTTTGTTCGCAAATAACCTTCATTATCTTTATTATGTGGCAATTGCAGTGGTACACGGTCAACAATTTCTAGACCATATCCACTTAATCCAGTAATCTTTCTAGGGTTATTTGTTAATAATCTCATTTTTGTAATGCCGAGATCACGTAAAATTTGTGCGCCAATTCCATAATCCCGAAGATCAGGTCCAAATCCTAATTTTTCATTGGCTTCTACTGTGTCAAAGCCTTCTTCTTGTAATTTATAAGCTTTCATTTTGTTGATAAGACCAATACCACGGCCTTCTTGTCTCATATAAAGCAGAACTCCTTGGCCTTCTTGCTCGATTTGTGCTAATGCTGCATGTAACTGAGGACCACAATCACAACGATGTGAACCAAAGACATCACCTGTTAAACATTCTGAGTGAACGCGAACTAATGTAGGTTCACCTGGCACGATGTCTCCTTTAATTAATGCCACATTTTCTTTTCCTTCTAGGATGTCTGAGTAACCAACAGCTTTAAAATCACCA
It contains:
- a CDS encoding DUF309 domain-containing protein — its product is MYPQPYIDYLVHFHGLRDYFECHEILEEYWKEAPIHEREKHWVGLIQIAVGLYHYRRNNRIGATKMLVSAKTIITQEQAKLTKLGIDVSSLLSQVTYVIESIQNQKPYKDINIPLHDDHLVALCEEQCKQHQCLWGQPTDFSNEYLLHKHTLRDRSDVIEERHLQKKERAQKKKGT
- a CDS encoding GNAT family N-acetyltransferase; translation: MLIKYKSSWKKIAMGLISFMPGEKDIKKLQETIERYEQDSNWDLYLWKEEDIVGIIGIRLLNDGKAELCHLSVNPSFRHEGIGKKMVEAVKRTIKNELIPNENTKDFFIICERKE
- the ribE gene encoding 6,7-dimethyl-8-ribityllumazine synthase, which encodes MGKTFEGNLVGSGLKVGIVVGRFNEFITSKLLGGAQDALKRHGVEIDNVDVAWVPGAFEIPFAAKKMADSKKYDAVITLGTVIRGATPHFDYVCSEVAKGVGALSLQSGIPVIFGVLTTDTIEQAIERAGTKAGNKGWDAATAAIEMANLSRSLEQ